In the Pecten maximus chromosome 5, xPecMax1.1, whole genome shotgun sequence genome, TCACACCTcacctttgataaaaacattaacacctggtcatggggcatctcctaataaactcaaaggggggtccattcagaatatatgtagagtatatacctgtatgtacctgtacttctgggtctacagaaaaaaatattgtcatggtgatcacctTGGCTCCCCCACTCCATCCAAACCATAGGGACATTGACcacacctttattacctttgagatatacatgaatcaacaggtgtgtcaacacctgtcctgaggctggccatgtccatctccccaaaatactagagttcactaaaggcatgctgtgcagtatacaatctaaatatttacctgtactctggaagacaaaaatccctcaggtgtgtcctcattccctaattaaacttaaatgggtccattcatatttagatatatatgtttttaggttaattttgaatttacgaatctgtttaatcaacatttggggtatatgaatttactgcagggtatttgaaatttgaatgtttcaaatttaaatcttatagaagcttctctgcctattctatatcataatgtatcaatacttattaaacttgatttttttttcagaaagccgaagaagaaaagatctaccattggtacatgacctaagcactatcaaagttttcaatactaaataataaaatattatcaatcatcaaacatgacagtggttttttttttttcattttacttaagacttttgctatagcatttgtctaataaacaagaaatatctccaaaaaagataaaaggcatagttttaatggtggtttttatactgtaaaactgctggtgaaataaatcaacgaatcactggtctagtggtgggtgcagatgagctctaaggcctataggtatataagatatataacattaaacaacgTACTACAGAggtgtacaggagagtgttacatgaaaactgttcaatataaaattatctacactaataatttttgtcttttgcaagccaagtatagatattaacctaaatttgacaactctctaacattattaacagataaaagttggattaatttaaaaacagaatgtcttttgtggtaatataattgttttatacattttaccctcagacctgtatataatggacatatcaaaataaaatgaaactcatcctcgatgtcacacaaatcacaattgttacaggttctatttctttgggtaatattattatgtctacctatttctatatttaatttgtgtgaggatgctccacatacatttatatttagtttctataggtttaaaactgtacacagtggctatctatcagatatcgatatataatctacctttcgacgaactagatatctgttaacatgttttgttttgtaacatcggtcaatctctgctcaatgcttttaaaagcatagtctactggtgaattagaataaaacatgtactcaatacctaaagcggctaattcattcttaatgtcacatatccacacgtcattctcatttaccatttcatcaagacatgttttcaataccagattatccgactgtttcaccaatatttgaacactcttaattttctcataatagctaatggtaatctacccaattcacagtaaacgaagtcattgcaagttgatttaggcaccttattaagttaagtatttttttttacagaatttctaatgtacgctttcgacatccggtgctttatgatatccccatatttccgatgcataacgtaaaatactatttacatacgaatcaaaaatagaacaataagtttctacattcaagcaattaatgatttctaagagaagttgtcagagaaaataaagcttttctaccttgttctgcaaaatgtttttgtgttttgtaaaacttctcattgtagttgaacagcatacccaagtatttaaaactgtcaacaatttatatattgtcattattattcattattatatttccatggctcattatttcttatttgtccacaatttctaaacaccatgattttagttatatcaacattgacctccagattccatttttatggtatatgcatataaagaatccaacatagtatataggtctctgggtAAAATAAGCACATGCCTAGTGACTAACCCATCCCTGTCTATTTACCTGCACTACCAAAGCTAAAGGGATTTATGTATGAGATACAATCTTTGTAATTGTGCACAATCATGGTTATTTAAAGTATATATGTACCAATCCCCACATTCCTGTATTACTTCTCtgtattatttaatattttgtagtTATATTATGACCGATATCTATTTTTATCCCATCAATACAAAAAATAAGTTTATATTGTctgttatgtatatacatttgtaatataaGGGAAGAATTCAAAATTGATCACCATGCAAATTCAAGGTATAGATTGAAGCTGAAAATATTTGTATcttaaatgatttatttttttattttggtctTTTATTATGTTAATCGAGTGTGTGCCTTGTTATTTTTAACAAGTTTGAATATAGAAAATTttagaaatgtaataaataatgcCATGCAATTTATTTTATGGaattaaagatataaaaaaaactcccCCCATGTTTCAATTAGAACAAGTTCTGTATAAATCCAGTCCTGTACAGAAATGTGAATATGGGTGTGCTGTATGTGTGAAACGTACATTCTGTGAAggtaattaaatattttgtcttCCTAATTCTAGTCCTTTATTTGTTGATGCTACtgcaaaatacatatataatctcATTTTAGTTTTTGATACTGGATCTTGATGAATAACAACTCTAAAATAAGAATGGaaataattttatgaaattaacaTCATGCAGTAATGCACATTTTTTGTAACTTAAGAGTAATGTATTCTTTTCATTACGTGGAATTATACGAAATCTGAGGTTTGTGGTTCCTTCCAATCTACATTCCAAACTCTGAGCAATTTGTATCTCAGAATGCCAATCAAATTGGCAAATTAAAGTCCcctcaaaaatctgaaatgataTGTTAAAAACTAAAAGTGCACTGATGATGAATTTGTTATAAATAAGGTGAACCCATATATCCCCTTTAGGAAATGTAAATGATCACATTAATGCAAGATAAGAGCCCAGAaaaattttctttgatatacggtaggtcaaaggtcaaattgaccaaCTTTTGACCCCATGCCAGTATGAAGACTTGTAGTATAGCAAGTATGGACAAATCATTTCTTTGACGTAGGTCAAAGTTCAGTGACTGACTTACATTCCCGCCTCAAAGATAATATCATGTATTAAGGATCATATTGGGGCCAACATCAGAAAAATGGACGCTACCTCAGTTCTTGTTCATGTGTCCATCGTATTTTTGTTTAACCTGGAGACATAATAAAACTGTCCTATTTCATTATGGGACAAAGAAGATCAAACGCATAAATAACAGATGTGGCTCCACTGGGGGCCGGAGtagtggggcccaataggagaaattgAGGTATAttctttaaatccctactagtacTGTATGCCTGAATGGGTTTTCATGAATGATCTGGAGCACCATTGGGTAAATGTGATATAATGTTGTGGAAACGGAGGATGTGGCTCCTTGGGGGCCGGAGGGGCTTGGCCCAATAGCGGGTATTGAGCTACATCTTTTTAATAGCTACTAGTTTAAACCCATGATATCCCCAttctataaccatatatagcattgcttgACATCAAGAGATGAGCACAATCCTGTTATAAATATAGGCCCTTGGGGCTTTCCCAACCCCTAGGGactttttatatatgtatatatatctttgaaaccattgagatttCAACCCTATAACCATGTAaagcattgttgggcataaagaaataaacacaatcatgatgtaaaaataggccctggggtTTCCCCCCACCCATattctttgatatatctttgaaacccTTGATATCTCCACCCCACAAccatatattacattgtttgacatcaacaaataaagatattaacaaatttatcatgaacattattttgacgcTTTGtgaaatccaaccaggtgagtgatacaggccctctggccTCTTGTATTCCAATACGGAAATTCTGATCTatgagttacttccctttgtttcACCCTGTCAGAAGGTCTAGTGATAGCTTGACAGCCACAGACGAGAAGTTTCACCCTGTCAGAAGGTCTAGTGATAGCTTGACAGCCACAGACGAGAAGTTTCACCCTGTCAGAAGGTCTAGTGATAGCTTGACAGCCACAGACGAGAAGTTTCACCATGTCAGAAGGTCTAGTGATGGCTCGACAGCCACGGACGAGAAGTTACACCATGTCAGAAGGTCTAGTGATAGCTTGACAGCCACAGACGAGAAGTTTCACCCTGTCAGAAGGTCTAGAGATAGTTTGACAGCCACAGACAAGAAGTTTCACCATGTCAGAAGGTCTAGTGATAGCTTGACAGCCACAGACGAGAAGTTTCAACCTGTCGGAAGGTCTAGTGAGAGCTCGACAGCCACAGACGAGAAGTTTCACCCTGTCAGAAGGTCTAGTGATGGTTCTACAGCCACAGACAAGAAGTTTCACCCTGTCAGAAGGTCTAGTGATGGTTCGACAGCCACAGACGAGAAGTTTCACCATGTCAGAAGATCTAGTGATAGCTTGACAGCCACAGACGAGAAGTTTCACCCTGTCAGGTCTAGTGACAGCTCGACAGCCACAGACGAGAAGTTTCACCATGTCAGAAGGTCTAGTGATAGCTTGACAGCCACAGACGAGAAGTTTCACCCCGTCAGAAGGTCTAGTGAGAGCTCGACAGCCACAGACGAGAAGTTTCACCCTGTCAGAAGGTCTAGTGATGGTTCGACAGCCACAGACGGGAAGTTACACCATGTCAGAAGGTCTAGTGATGGTTCGACAGCCACAGACGAGAAGTTTCACCATGTCAGAAGATCTAGTGATAGCTTGACAGCCACAGACGAGAAGTTTCACCCTGTCAGGTCTAGTGACAGCTCGACAGCCACAGACGAGAAGTTTCACCATGTCAGAAGGTCTAGTGATGGTGCTACAGCCACAGACGAGAAGTTTCACCCTGTCAGAAGGTCTAGTGATGGTTCGACAGCCACAGACGAGAAGTTTCACCATGTCAGAAGATCTAGTGATAGCTTGACAGCCACAGACGAGAAGTTTCACCCTGTCAGGTCTAGTGACAGCTCGACAGCCACAGACGAGAAGTTTCACCATGTCAGAAGGTCTAGTGATAGCTTGACAGCCACAGACGAGAAGTTTCACCCTGTCAGAAGGTCTAGTGAGAGCTCGACAGCCACAGACGAGAAGTTTCACCCTGTCAGAAGGTCTAGTGAGAGCTCGACAGCCACAGACGAGAAGTTTCACCCTGTCAgaaggtctatatatatatagtgatagcTCGACAGCCACAGACGAGAAGTTTCACCCTGTCAGAAG is a window encoding:
- the LOC117328416 gene encoding serine-rich adhesin for platelets-like, producing the protein MSYFPLFHPVRRSSDSLTATDEKFHPVRRSSDSLTATDEKFHPVRRSSDSLTATDEKFHHVRRSSDGSTATDEKLHHVRRSSDSLTATDEKFHPVRRSRDSLTATDKKFHHVRRSSDSLTATDEKFQPVGRSSESSTATDEKFHPVRRSSDGSTATDKKFHPVRRSSDGSTATDEKFHHVRRSSDSLTATDEKFHPVRSSDSSTATDEKFHHVRRSSDSLTATDEKFHPVRRSSESSTATDEKFHPVRRSSDGSTATDGKLHHVRRSSDGSTATDEKFHHVRRSSDSLTATDEKFHPVRSSDSSTATDEKFHHVRRSSDGATATDEKFHPVRRSSDGSTATDEKFHHVRRSSDSLTATDEKFHPVRSSDSSTATDEKFHHVRRSSDSLTATDEKFHPVRRSSESSTATDEKFHPVRRSSESSTATDEKFHPVRRRSSESSTATDKKFHPVRRSSESSTATDEKFHPVRRSSDGSTATDGKLHHVRRSSESSTATDEKFHPVRRSSDGSTATDEKFHPVRRSSDSLTATDEKFHPVRRSSDSLTATDEKFHHVRRSSDSLTATDEKFHRVRRSSDGSTATDEKFHPVRRYSDSLTTTDEKFHPVRRSSDSLTATDEKFHPVRRSSDSLTATDEKFLPVRRSSESSTATEEKFHPVRRSSDSLTATDEKLHPVRRSIDSSTVIDKNAQSKLLMTD